The Thamnophis elegans isolate rThaEle1 chromosome Z, rThaEle1.pri, whole genome shotgun sequence genome contains a region encoding:
- the LOC116521890 gene encoding olfactory receptor 49-like: MTNRTAVSEFILLGLTDNFPLEVSLFLLLFGIYLLTLIGNMLIIIITQVNVQLCSPMYFFLRYLAWVDILYMSTVIPKALVNIATGSKSISLVGCFLQTFLYLALGTTEFLLGAIMSVDRYIAICNPLHYPTIMNTQICLMLVISCVAGGISLILPSSIHFFLMPFCGPNVMNHFFCDSGPLMKLVCVDTSFLEMISFLIALFSLLGTLSVNIVSYVKIVSTILRIPSTTGRKKTFSTCVSHLTVVTLAYSSCIFMYIKPKGTIGLDYNKMVALLNTVMVPLLIPIIYCLRNRQVQDALKAELRQWVGYCKKLR; encoded by the coding sequence ATGACAAATAGGACCGCAGTGAGTGAATTCATATTGTTGGGGCTGACTGACAACTTTCCCCTTGAGGTTAGCCTTTTTCTCCTGCTGTTTGGAATTTATCTTTTGACTTTAATAGGAAACATGTTGATTATTATTATCACACAAGTGAATGTTCAGCTCTGTAGCCCTATGTATTTCTTCCTCCGATATTTGGCATGGGTAGATATTTTGTATATGAGTACTGTAATTCCCAAAGCACTAGTCAACATAGCTACTGGGAGTAAGAGCATCTCTTTAGTTGGTTgcttcttacagacatttctgtATTTGGCCCTTGGTACTACTGAGTTCCTTTTAGGGGCCATAATGTCCGTTGATCGATACATAGCCATCTGTAACCCTCTTCACTACCCAACCATCATGAATACCCAAATTTGCTTGATGTTGGTCATTTCTTGCGTCGCTGGGGGAATATCACTTATTCTACCttcatccattcatttttttctgatgcCGTTTTGTGGTCCAAACGTCATGAATCATTTCTTTTGTGACAGTGGGCCCTTAATGAAACTGGTATGTGTTGACACCAGTTTCCTAGAGATGATTAGTTTTTTGATTGCCCTATTCTCTCTCCTTGGGACTTTAAGTGTCAACATTGTCTCTTACGTCAAAATCGTTTCCACCATTCTACGCATCCCATCCACCACAGGGAGGAAGAAGACCTTCTCCACCTGTGTTTCTCACTTGACCGTGGTCACCCTCGCTTACAGCAGTTGCATTTTCATGTACATCAAGCCGAAAGGCACCATTGGATTGGATTACAACAAAATGGTGGCTCTTCTGAATACTGTTATGGTTCCTCTTCTCATCCCAATCATATACTGTTTGAGGAACAGACAGGTGCAAGATGCTTTGAAGGCTGAATTGAGACAATGGGTTGGGTATTGCAAGAAATTGAGATGA
- the LOC116521889 gene encoding olfactory receptor 49-like, with amino-acid sequence MTNRTAVSEFILLGLTDNFPLEVSLFLLLFGIYLSTLIGNMLIIIITQVNVQLCNPMYFFLRYLAWVDIGYMSTVIPKALVNIATGSKSISLVGCFIQTFLYLALGTTEFLLGAIMSVDRCIAICNPLHYPTIMNTHICSLLVICCWFGGISLILVACIPLFLMPFCGPNVMNHFFCDNGPLMKLVCVDTSFLEMIHFELSVFSVLGTLSVNIVSFVKIISTILRIPSTTGRKKTFSTCAFHMTIVTLAYSSCIFMYIKPKGTIGLDYNKTVALLNIVMVPFLLPIILCLRNRQVQDALKAELRQWVGFFKKSI; translated from the coding sequence ATGACAAATAGGACCGCAGTGAGTGAATTCATATTGTTGGGGCTGACTGACAACTTTCCCCTTGAGGTTAGCCTTTTTCTCCTGCTGTTTGGAATTTATCTTTCGACTTTAATAGGAAACATGTTGATTATTATTATCACACAGGTGAATGTTCAGCTCTGTAACCCAATGTATTTCTTCCTCCGATATTTGGCATGGGTAGATATTGGGTATATGAGTACTGTAATTCCCAAAGCACTAGTCAACATAGCTACTGGGAGTAAGAGCATCTCTTTAGTTGGTTGCTTCATACAGACATTTCTGTATTTGGCCCTTGGTACCACTGAGTTCCTTTTAGGGGCCATAATGTCGGTTGATCGATGCATAGCCATCTGTAACCCTCTTCACTACCCAACCATCATGAATACCCACATTTGCTCATTGTTGGTCATTTGTTGCTGGTTTGGGGGGATATCACTCATTCTAGTTGCATGCATTCCTTTATTTCTGATGCCATTTTGTGGTCCTAACGTCATGAATCATTTCTTTTGTGACAATGGACCCTTAATGAAACTGGTATGTGTTGACACCAGCTTCCTAGAGATGATTCATTTTGAGCTTTCCGTATTCTCTGTCCTTGGGACCTTAAGTGTCAACATTGTCTCTTTCGTCAAAATCATTTCCACCATTCTGCGCATCCCATCCACCACAGGGAGGAAGAAGACCTTCTCCACTTGTGCTTTCCACATGACCATAGTCACCCTCGCTTACAGCAGTTGCATTTTCATGTACATCAAGCCGAAAGGCACCATTGGATTGGATTACAATAAAACGGTGGCTCTTCTGAATATTGTTATGGTTCCTTTTCTCCTCCCAATCATACTCTGTTTGAGGAACAGACAAGTGCAAGATGCTCTGAAGGCTGAATTGAGACAATGGGTTGGGTTTTTCAAGAAATCGATATga